The following are encoded together in the Deltaproteobacteria bacterium genome:
- a CDS encoding ABC transporter ATP-binding protein produces TLTAAENLRFFARMQGLDGTAAAAAARRALALIGLEARADEPVWRFSGGMRRRLNLACGVLHEPRVLLLDEPTVGVDPQSRERIFAAVEALAQAGAAILYSTHDMEEAQRLAGRIVLLDRGHIAAAGTGAELVAAARLTPRLHLRTTRALRGDWLANVSGARALDGTGSEALVEITETAGVAGVLRAAADAGGDVLELVLHRPSLADVFFALTGHGLRDDESPAAAAR; encoded by the coding sequence ACCCTCACGGCCGCCGAGAACCTCCGCTTCTTCGCCCGCATGCAGGGTCTCGACGGGACCGCGGCCGCGGCGGCGGCGCGGCGCGCGCTGGCGCTCATCGGACTCGAGGCACGCGCCGATGAGCCCGTCTGGCGCTTCTCGGGCGGCATGCGCCGGCGCCTGAACCTCGCCTGCGGCGTCCTGCACGAGCCGCGCGTCCTCCTGCTCGACGAGCCGACCGTCGGCGTCGACCCGCAGTCCCGCGAGCGCATCTTCGCGGCGGTCGAGGCGCTGGCGCAGGCCGGGGCCGCCATCCTGTACAGCACGCATGACATGGAGGAGGCGCAGCGCTTGGCGGGTCGGATCGTCCTCCTGGATCGCGGCCACATCGCCGCGGCGGGAACCGGTGCCGAGCTGGTCGCCGCGGCCCGCCTGACGCCGCGTCTCCACCTGCGGACCACACGCGCGTTGCGAGGCGACTGGCTCGCGAACGTGAGCGGTGCCCGGGCGCTCGACGGCACGGGAAGTGAGGCCCTGGTGGAGATCACCGAGACGGCCGGCGTGGCGGGCGTGCTCCGCGCCGCGGCGGACGCGGGCGGCGACGTCCTGGAGCTCGTCCTCCACCGCCCGAGCCTCGCCGACGT